Proteins encoded within one genomic window of Flavobacterium sp. NG2:
- a CDS encoding type 1 glutamine amidotransferase domain-containing protein, translated as MKKINLLALVLIMVSAFNGTAQKNNKIKMKKVLFVVTSHSELGNTGEKTGFWTEEFAAPYYELLDKGVQIDIATPKGGQPPIDPKSEDPSFATEDTKRFDNDSELLAKLKNTKKLAEVAASDYDAVFYPGGHGPLWDLATDKNSAALIATFYSNNKPVAFVCHSPAVLKNVKVNGDYLVKGKKLTGFSNTEEAAVGLTDVVPFLLEDALQANGAIYSKGADWGSYVVEDGLLITGQNPASSKLVAEKLLHQLNKKN; from the coding sequence ATGAAAAAAATAAATCTACTAGCTTTAGTATTAATTATGGTCAGTGCCTTTAACGGAACTGCTCAAAAAAACAATAAAATCAAGATGAAAAAAGTATTATTTGTCGTTACCAGTCACAGTGAACTAGGGAATACAGGTGAAAAAACAGGATTTTGGACAGAAGAATTTGCAGCACCTTATTATGAATTATTAGATAAAGGCGTCCAAATTGATATTGCCACTCCAAAAGGAGGTCAGCCCCCAATTGACCCGAAGAGTGAAGATCCATCTTTCGCTACCGAAGACACCAAACGTTTTGACAATGACAGCGAATTATTGGCAAAATTAAAAAACACTAAAAAATTAGCTGAGGTGGCAGCATCAGATTACGACGCTGTTTTTTACCCAGGAGGTCACGGGCCACTCTGGGATTTGGCTACCGATAAAAATTCGGCTGCTTTGATTGCGACTTTTTATAGCAATAACAAGCCAGTTGCCTTTGTATGTCACTCTCCAGCGGTTTTGAAAAACGTAAAAGTGAATGGTGATTATTTAGTAAAAGGAAAAAAACTTACGGGTTTCTCCAATACTGAAGAAGCAGCGGTAGGATTGACAGATGTCGTTCCTTTTTTACTAGAAGATGCCTTACAAGCCAATGGCGCTATCTACTCTAAAGGAGCTGACTGGGGTTCTTATGTAGTTGAAGACGGATTATTAATTACAGGACAAAACCCAGCTTCTTCTAAGTTAGTTGCTGAAAAATTATTACACCAATTAAACAAGAAAAACTAA